In the Brassica napus cultivar Da-Ae chromosome A7, Da-Ae, whole genome shotgun sequence genome, one interval contains:
- the LOC125576582 gene encoding GDSL esterase/lipase At5g41890-like, translating into MEITCSFPHKLFNLTLLLWVSHLQATDQSFTNFIFGDSLVDVGNNNYLFTLSKADSSPYGIDFIPSNGQPTGRFTNGRTISDIVGEALGAESAPTPYLEPNTEVNTIHSGINYASGSAGIFDDTGLLFIGRVPLREQVSYFEKSRDYMVRMIGENGTKEMLKKSMFTITIGSNDILNYIQPSIPFFSQDKLPIGVLQDSMVFHLTTHLKRLHELGARKFVVVGVGPLGCIPFARALNLIPAGKCSDQVNQIVRGYNMKLRHSLTTLNNELGYHNTTFVYANSYDLFLKLVLNYRQFGLENADKPCCGGYFPPFTCFKGPNQNSSEAACEERSKFVFWDAYHPTEAANLIVAKALLDGDQTVATPFNIRYLNHL; encoded by the exons atggaGATCACATGTAGTTTTCCTCACAAGCTTTTCAACCTCACTCTTCTTCTTTGGGTATCACATCTTCAGGCTACTGATCAATCTTTTACAAATTTCATATTTGGAGACTCACTGGTAGATGTTGGAAACAACAATTATCTCTTCACATTGTCAAAAGCTGATTCTTCTCCCTACGGCATCGACTTCATACCTTCTAATGGCCAACCCACCGGAAGATTCACTAATGGTCGGACCATTTCTGATATTGTAG gtgaAGCCTTGGGAGCAGAATCAGCACCAACTCCTTATCTTGAACCAAACACTGAGGTTAACACAATTCACAGTGGGATCAATTATGCTTCTGGTTCGGCTGGAATCTTTGACGACACCGGTCTTTTGTTC ATAGGGAGGGTTCCGTTGAGAGAACAGGTGAGTTATTTTGAGAAAAGTAGAGACTATATGGTAAGAATGATTGGTGAAAATGGTACGAAAGAGATGTTGAAGAAGTCAATGTTCACAATCACAATTGGGTCCAATGATATATTAAATTACATCCAACCATCTATACCTTTCTTCTCTCAAGACAAGCTCCCCATTGGTGTCTTACAAGACTCCATGGTCTTTCATTTAACCACACAccttaag CGTTTGCATGAATTAGGAGCAAGAAAGTTCGTGGTGGTCGGAGTGGGACCACTCGGTTGCATACCATTTGCTCGTGCCTTGAACTTGATACCAGCTGGAAAATGCTCTGACCAAGTCAACCAAATCGTCCGTGGCTATAACATGAAGCTTAGACATTCTCTCACGACATTGAATAATGAGTTAGGATATCACAACACTACATTTGTCTACGCCAACTCTTACGACCTATTCTTGAAACTGGTTTTGAACTATCGTCAATTTG GGTTGGAGAACGCGGACAAGCCTTGTTGTGGGGGCTACTTCCCACCCTTTACTTGCTTCAAGGGACCGAACCAAAACTCAAGCGAAGCGGCCTGTGAGGAGCGGTCAAAGTTTGTTTTTTGGGACGCGTACCACCCAACCGAAGCTGCCAATCTCATCGTTGCGAAAGCACTTCTTGATGGGGACCAAACTGTGGCTACACCTTTTAACATTCGTTACCTTAACCATCTTTAa
- the LOC111211050 gene encoding probable lysophospholipase BODYGUARD 2: MAIAQWLNQTVGFFVFFFLDIFDYLFCFIYKTLDLFFEYEWKPCYCSSPLEAQAKTRKIIVSERGDYSKVVSMTRTKIHFDEISDTLYSRGPSLLSKLVSSVKCFNCRGLIMRHNVVESCDNNDESKKKTRSGSNKRLMTLNSTVVEKLPTTPRWSDCHCSFCTSWLSPSNKDSLFVKVQQPKDNKKARDNVVFIHGFLSSSSFWTETLFPNFSDTAKSNYRLIAVDLMGYGRSPKPNDSLYTLREHLEMIEKSVISQYKLKKFHVVAHSLGCVLALALAVKHPRAIKSLTLLAPPYYKVPKGVQAAQYVMSKVAPKNVWPPMQFGASLISWYEHLGRTVCLVLCKSHRLVDSLTRLLTLNRMRTYLIEGFLCHTHNGSWHTLHNIIFGSGGKLDSYLDYVRDHVDCDVTIFHGGEDEVIPVECSYSVKTRVPRATVHIIPDKDHITIVVGRQKEFARELELIWQTSKTTYK, encoded by the exons ATGGCCATTGCACAGTGGCTCAACCAAACCGTAGGCTTCttcgttttctttttccttgacATTTTTGATtacttgttttgtttcatttacAAAACGTTAGATTTATTCTTCGAATACGAATGGAAACCTTGTTATTGCTCGTCTCCACTCGAGGCACAAGCCAAGACCAGGAAAATCATAGTGTCCGAACGAGGAGATTACTCAAAGGTTGTGTCTATGACAAGAACTAAGATCCATTTCGATGAGATCTCAGACACACTTTACTCACGCGGTCCTTCGCTTCTCTCTAAGCTCGTGAGCTCCGTGAAATGCTTCAATTGTAGGGGTTTGATCATGAGACACAATGTGGTGGAATCTTGTGATAATAATGATGAGTCTAAGAAGAAGACTAGAAGTGGTAGCAACAAGAGATTAATGACTTTGAATTCTACGGTCGTTGAGAAATTACCAACGACACCAAGATGGTCTGATTGTCATTGCAGCTTTTGCACTTCATGGCTTTCTCCTTCCAACAAAGATTCTCTATTTGTCAAAGTTCAACAACCAAAAG ATAATAAGAAGGCACGAGACAACGTTGTATTCATACATGGTTTCTTATCTTCATCATCCTTTTGGACAGAGACTCTCTTCCCAAACTTTTCTGATACAGCCAAATCGAATTATAGGCTCATCGCAGTAGATCTTATGGGTTATGGAAGAAGTCCAAAGCCAAACGACTCTTTGTATACATTAAGAGAACATTTAGAGATGATTGAGAAATCGGTGATCTCTCAGTATAAACTGAAAAAATTTCACGTAGTGGCTCACTCTTTAGGCTGCGTTTTGGCTCTTGCGCTCGCCGTTAAACACCCTCGAGCTATAAAGTCCCTCACTCTCTTGGCTCCG CCATATTACAAGGTGCCAAAGGGAGTACAAGCAGCACAATACGTGATGAGTAAAGTAGCTCCTAAGAACGTTTGGCCACCGATGCAGTTTGGTGCATCGCTAATTAGCTGGTATGAGCACCTTGGCCGCACCGTTTGCCTTGTACTCTGCAAAAGCCATCGCTTGGTTGATTCCCTCACTCGCCTCCTCACCCTAAACAG GATGCGAACGTATTTGATAGAAGGATTTTTATGTCACACACACAACGGGTCGTGGCACACATTACACAATATCATATTCGGATCAGGAGGCAAGCTCGATTCTTATCTGGACTATGTCCGTGACCACGTGGACTGTGACGTCACCATCTTCCACGGTGGCGAGGACGAGGTTATTCCTGTGGAGTGTAGCTACAGCGTCAAGACCAGAGTGCCACGTGCGACTGTCCACATCATTCCTGATAAAGACCACATCACCATTGTCGTCGGCAGACAAAAGGAGTTTGCACGAGAGCTTGAGCTTATTTGGCAAACATCCAAAACTACTTATAAGTGa